The following nucleotide sequence is from Rhizobium sp. NZLR1.
GAGCCTTAATCGACATGAACATGGTCTCGAAGATTGCGAAACCCCCAGTTGCCCCGTCCGTTGGCGCTCTGCTTGCAGAAGCTCGCCTGGCTCGCGGCTATTCGCTGGACGACGTCGCAGAAACCACTGGTCTGACTGTGGCAGAGGTGACGGCTCTGGAGAATGACGCGGATTTCGACGCGTCGAGGATCCGAAGGACTGCATCCGCTCTAGGGATTCTAGAAAAGATATGCGATGCGCCGCGCTGACATCGTTGAACAGCTTTTTCCACGGCTCTACTTCTCAAGGAAGGTGGGTGCAGCAACTCACGGGTCGCGCTTCAATGGGAAGCTGTTCAACTCGGGCACAGTTTTCAAGAGTAGGGGCAGGGAACCTCGGCTGTGATGTTCGACAACCAGCTGACTCTTCAAGGGGAATGGCGTGGCTGGCGCAGTTCTTCCGCTCGCAAATTAGGCATCATCGCGTGCAGCTCGATTCCAAGGTTCAGCAGTCTCTTGGGAAACTTCGTGGGAATCCGCTGTATGATCTCGTTGGGTGTTTTGCATCGGTTTGACGCCCATCGAAAGCTCAACACGCGGTTCACCCGGGTGGCTTGCCCAATAGACGCTAGACGATCAACCGGAAGGACAAATAAAACATGCAACTGAGCCCCCCGCCCCCCGTCGAGTCAGCGCTCAACGCTATTGGCAATACACCGGTCATACGCCTGCGTCGCGTCGTACCGGACGGGAGCGCTCAAGTCTTTGTGAAGCTCGAGTATTTCAACCCGACAGGCTCGTATAAAGACCGCATGGCAAAATCCATCATAGAAGAGGCTGAGCGCCGCGGAGATTTGAAGCCAGGAATGACAGTAGTCGAGGCGAGTGGGGGAAGCACTGGGTCCTCGCTCGCCTTCATTTGCGCAGTGAAAGGCTATCATTTCATTGTGGCTTCTTCCAACGCCTTTGCCATGGAGAAGTTGCGTACCATGCGCAGCTTTGGCGCAACCGTTGATCTGATCCACAGCCCGTCCGGCGAAATCTCGGCCGATCTAATTCCGTCTATGATCCGTCACGCCCAGGAGGTCTCCAACCGGTCGGACTGCTATTATTCGGACCAGTTTAACAACCGTGACGCCTTGATTGGCTATGAGGAAATCGGCCATGAGTTGGTCAAACAATTTCCAGACGGTATCGACGCCTTCTGTGGCGCAGTTGGTGTGGCCGGAATGACAATGGGCGTGGCAAGGATTCTGAAGTCGCGCTCAG
It contains:
- a CDS encoding cysteine synthase family protein, with the translated sequence MQLSPPPPVESALNAIGNTPVIRLRRVVPDGSAQVFVKLEYFNPTGSYKDRMAKSIIEEAERRGDLKPGMTVVEASGGSTGSSLAFICAVKGYHFIVASSNAFAMEKLRTMRSFGATVDLIHSPSGEISADLIPSMIRHAQEVSNRSDCYYSDQFNNRDALIGYEEIGHELVKQFPDGIDAFCGAVGVAGMTMGVARILKSRSATVRIVVLEPASSPVISKGWAGTHHVEGIGVGFVPPLLNQDLYDEARSIPEEEARAMCHQLAREEGLLVGTSTGLNVTAAIRLAKELGQGKTVVTVASDTGLKYMNGKLFSDA
- a CDS encoding helix-turn-helix domain-containing protein, which encodes MNMVSKIAKPPVAPSVGALLAEARLARGYSLDDVAETTGLTVAEVTALENDADFDASRIRRTASALGILEKICDAPR